The segment AAAATATGGTATCTTTAAAAGTGGTTTTCAAGTTTCAAAGTTATAATGAAGTCTCTTACTTGTCAGTTCCGTAGGGGTGCTAGGATGTAACGTAGCAAAATGAATGTAACTGTTTCTTGAAGTCTCAGTAGGGTGAGGAGAAGGGTCTGTCTTCTTGAGGTGAAACCTTCTTGTACCTATAACGTACTGAAGTTCTGATGTTACTACAGTGACTGAAGGAAATGAAGTAATCTTTTGATGAAGACAGGTTATTTCAGACAGTTAGGTTATGCTTCCTGGCATCTCTGTGCCTCATTTGCTGAGATGGAGGTCAGGAGACTCCTCTCCCTTACCTGTGTTATTGGGTCCAAAGCTCTATAGGGTAGGGACAATCTCCTGTAGTCCATCTGTATGGTAGATAGAACAGTAACAGTCCTATCCACTGCCATAATATGAATTTACtgtaacataaaaattaaaaacatttaaccTGTGTTCTGGCCTATTAGTAAAAATCCATCCTCACTGAGACTGGGCGTTTGTCTCTAGTTCTGTTATTCCAATACTTGCTTTAAAAGGCAGGACTTTATTAACCCCACAGTAATAAAATTTCTATATACAACAAGTGGCATTGGTTCTCTTACTGTATAGATTTTAATGGAAGAACTGTAAGGTATTTTAGAGCTACTTGATGAAACTTATTTTATGCTAGAAGTAAATTGGTGGGGAAGAACTCCTTTTTGTTCAACTTGGAACTAGTTTTTCTATGTGCAGTGGTGACCCTTCCTTTGCAAGAAATATGTGTACTTCAGTAATCTAAAGTCTTCCCTATGTTTCTCTGGGGACTTTATATAACACACTATTAGATAGCTTTTGGCTGTGGGGTTTGCTGAAATCTTATTCCTGGGAAAGAATTTTTATGTATACTACATCAAATTTTTAGATACTATTAATGATTGTTTCATGAAACAGCTAGTTAATGAGACCTTTGATTTGGTACTCTGTAATGTGCAGAATCCAGTTTAAGAGTCTGAGTTAAAACCACACTTTGTAAGAGTCATCAGAGTGTGTTAGATTCAGCAGAGGGACAGCTGATGTAGACACTGGAACAATTAAACCTCGGAAGTCCTCTGCGGttatgcttaattttaaaaactgtgttgAAATAAGAAAGTTGTCTCAGAATGAAGCTAAAATCTGCAAAATAAGTACTTAACTGGTGGCATCCTTAAAGAGTTGTGtccagaaaaactgaaagatcAGAAACCCTGGCAGATGTAATGTGGAAATAGAcagggctgaaaaaaaaaaaaaaccaggtcAAAGATCAGCTAGCTGAAGGAATCAAAGCTTTTACTAAATCCTTCTTAAATACATCAAGAACAAAAACCCTGCAGAGGGTCTGTGCAGCCAGTTGATTAAGTTATCAGTATAAAAGCAGCACTCAGAAAGGGCATGACTGCTGCAGAGAAGCTAAATGAAATGGTGTTCACTGCTAATTGGGAAGATTCCCAAactgaaattccttttttctgggGGGAATGAGAGGGGTTGACCTAAAAAAACCTCAGGGATGAAATTGCTTACTTGCTAAGGGTAATAACTAATGTCATGCTGTAAAATTCCTGGGTGCATGGAATCCTGGAGGGCAGCAAATTTTATGCCGGTGTAAAACGAGAATGAGCAGGGGACTGTAAACCTGACATCCATACCATTCAAATTTATAGATTTATTTAAAGATAAGTTCTGCTGTACAAACCTCTTGGTGTTTTCTTGATGGGGGTGGGTAAGGTGGCTATGATTTAGATTCCCAAAAAGGCTTTTGGTAAAATTCGTCATCAAAGGCTTTTGAGCAGCCATTGGATAGGAGTGCAGGTCATTGTATATTAAGTAATGGATTAAAAGATAGGAGAAGGGggtaaatgattttttttttttctggtaggaGTTTTTGAAGATTTGGTCTTGGGATCTGGGCTGTTCAGTGTAGTAATAATGGGGATATTAAAGGCAGTGAGTAGTCAAATGAGAAAGTTTGCTAGTCTAACTGTTCTTCAAGGCAGAGGGGAGAAGGGAGTGAAGGAGGTGTGTACCAAACTGAGTGACTGGCCAACAGGGCAGCAGGGTTAGTTGGAGGTTGCATACAGGAAACAAGAGGGCacttcagcctggaaaagagatggatgaatataggaaaaaaatcacagatagCAGGAGACCTGTGGGTCTTCTCATTAGAGATGACAGAGGATGTCTGTGATGGAGATGTAAAAGCATGTTGTAGATGAAGATGtttctttccaaagagaaaCTAGAGGAGTACTTCAGAGGTAAATCCTTTGGCAGCTGCAAAATACACCAACTATGACAAGCTCAGGAAAACACCTGAAACAAATAATTGGAAGAATTTTTGAAGGGAAGTATTAAATATGATTGCATTGTTCTTCTGATTCTCTGTCATCACTGTTGGAGGTAGGATACTGGGCTATATTCATGGCTTGTCCATACGAGCATGGCCATTGTGCTTTTATCCAGTTGCTTGGACTGGTGAATTTGGTATCTGAGATCTATTTTCATTCATACATAATTAAGTATATGGAGAGTTAATGtaagggttttttatttatttggctgtagataagaaaaagagattttttttgtgtgactAAATCtcctgtttattttcctttctttcagtaTCATTTTATGGTGATAGCTTTGTGGAGTTGAGCATGACAGAAGCATCCTCTCAGACATCCTTACAGTTGCGGTTTCGAACAAGCAAGGCACATGGACTGCTTTTTCTTGCAGCTGGGAAGAAGGATTATTGTTTAATGGAGCTACGTGCAGGAAATGTTCAGGTGTGGTTTATGACTATAGCTAAAACCATATGTGTAGCCTGTAttgtttagtatttttctttaagctgtTATCTATAACAATTCtcaaagtttgttttaaaaaaattgaaaaatcacATAATtgataatttcaaaatattgtatttatttcttactCTCATAGTTATTAAAAGTGGCCTTTAAGAGCCTTTGAGATCTctagatcatagaatcatagagtggtttgggttggaagggaccttaaagatcatctagttccaacctcccggccatgggcagggacaccttccgctagaccaggttgctccaagccccatccagcctggccttgaacactgccagggtGGGgcttccacagctgctctgggcagcctgtgccagtgtctcaccaccctcacagtaaacaatttcttccttatatctaatgtaaatctgccctctttcaatttaaagccattcccccttgtcctgtcactccATGCCCTTGTacaaagtccctctccagctttcttgtaggcccctgttgggtactggaaggctgctataaggtctccctggagccttctcttctccaggctgaacacccccagctgtctcagcctgtctttatAGGAGAGGTGCCCAGCTCTCTGATCGTTTTTGTGGccttcctctggacttgcttcaACTGGTCCATGTCCTTATTACTGTCTGaaggaccccagagctgaacatgGTACTCCAGGCAGGGTCTCAAGAGGGCAGCATAGAGGGGACAATCagctcccttgacctgctggccacacttcttttgatgcagacCAGGacatggttggctttctgggctgtgagcgcatgttgctgggtcatgttgaggtttttgtccaccagcacctccaagcccttctcctcaggacagctctcaatccattctccacccagcctgtgaTTTTTCTTGGGGTTGCCCTGTctcaggtgcaggaccttgcacttggccttcttgaacttcatgaggttcgcatgggcccacctctccagcctgccaaGGCCCCtgtggatggcatcccttccctccagcgtgtcgatggcaccacacagcttggtgttgtcagcaaacttgctgagggtgcactcagtcccactGGCCATGTTGCTGACAAAGGTGTTAAGCAGTGCTGGTCCCAGCACTGATCCCTGAGCAATGCCACTCCTCATTGATCTCCCCTTGGACATCAAACCGTTGACCACAACCCTTTGAGTACGACCATCCACATTATTCACCAcccttatccactgagtggtgCACCCAGGAAATCCACGTCTCTCCAGTtcagagacaaggatgttgtgcagGACACTGTTAAAAGCTTTGTACAAGTCCAAGTATGttgtcagttgctcttccctcatccaccagcGCTGTAAtcccatcatagaaggccattGAATTTGTCAGGCTTGacttgcccttagtgaagccatgctggatGTCACCAGTgacctccttattttccatgtgccttagcatagttttcAGGAGGATCTAAGGATTCTGAGAtgagactgaccagcctgtagtttcctgcGTCTTCCtcatttccactgaaatcaagaTCGTTGTGTTAAGATCAAATTGGATCATTGTGTTCAATGCATGATGTTCAGGAAAGGCAGAATTTCTGATTTGATAGTGTTAGTTAGCATCATAGAAAATGTTTGGATCCAAATAATAGTTTTTCTGCAGGGTAAGTTCTTGAAAGATCATTGTCACTTGGGTTCTCAGGAGTCCTAGTTGGACTGCTGAGGAGCCCATTCGCCCTTTTGTAATTATTCAAGTCATACTTGTGATGCCAAGTAAGCCTACACAAAATTTTagtgggattttattttttcaattataaTTTGTAAATTTTGTGCTTAATATGAAAAGTAATGTATTAactatattttaatatatgatTGTGAAAAATACCACTTTGGATTTTGATAGGTAAAATTCTCTTCTCTTGCAGTTGAGAATTAACTTTGGCATGGGGGAACGAGTACTGCATTCTCAGCAAAGATCTCAGCTGAATGATTTAGCTTGGCACCTGGTTGAACTACATCATGAACATGATAATGTCACATTAGTAACTGATAAACATGATAGAACGAGTGCAAAAATGCCTGGAATTCTCTATGAATTAAATATAGATTATGGAATCTACATAGGTGGTACTAGTAAACTTGAAGTTCCCTACCTTGTTGGAGCACTACCTGGTTTCCGAGGGTGTATTGATGACATGTTGTTCAATCAGCTGGACATTCTGATGCCTCTGAGACCTTCTCCTGGCTTTAAAAATCTCCATGAAGTTTCAGTGGGATGCAGTGATGAATTCTTCGCAGATGAAGATGAACCCATTAGTTTCTTCAGTTCCAGATCCTATGTTTCTTTCCCATCATGGAATGTTGACGACGAGGGAATCTTGGAGTTTACATTGCAAACCTCAGCTGCACGTGGCTTGCTGCTTTACCATCCTGGGCAAGCGGGAGATTTCATTGCAATGGAAATTGAAGACGGATTAATTAAAGCCTGTGTTGGAAAACATAAAAGTAGAACCCAGCTTTCCTCTCGTAGGTCAGTCAATGATAGTCATTGGCACTACATCAAACTGAAATTTACTGCAGAGTATTTGCAGCTGACATTGGATGAAGAAACTGTGAAAAAATCATTGCCTCCCCACAGTAAGCTGCCGCTTCTGAAGGGGTCTCTTTTTGTAGGTGGTGTAGATGACAGCACACGATTAGAGCTGATTAAGTTAGAGCTAATCTCAGTGTCTGGAAAGTATGCCAGAGGAGGATCCTTCAAAGGTTGCTTAAGAGACCTGAAAAccaattcagaaaagaaatcactgaAGAATGTTCTGGTAACAAAGGACATTTCAGCTGGATGTGAAACAGAAAGTAcctttaataaaaatctttcttcagaCATGGCTGTAAAGAACCCTACTGTGAAAGCCGCCCCAACATTTGCCATTTCCCCTGAAAGCTCTGTCTCTCTGGGCAAGGAAGACAAAAGTCCCCTTTTAGTTCTAAGTAACTTGATTGTGCTAGAGGGTGGACAAGCTTCACTTGAATCTAAACATATAAAAGTCAACTTAGACTTTCAGAAATTAGGGATTCATCAATCACAAATTCTATTTGAAATAAAGGAACGACCCTCTCATGGAGACTTAAAGCTAGACGTTGAACCAGCGCAGGAGGTAAATATGTTTACTATGAATGATTTGTGGCAAGGGAAGATTCTTTATGTCCATGATGGCTCTGAGGACACTTAcgattattttaatttctccattTCTACCACTAGTGAGAAGATTGTGCCTCCATATTTGCAAGGAAATGAGCATCATGTGTTCAGCATTACTGTCACTCCAGTAAATGATGCACCTGAGATCACACTTCCTGAGGGAaacttgctgcttctcttaGAGAACTCCAAAAAACGTTTGACTAGTGATCTGATAAAAGTTCTAGATAGGGATACAGATCCTATGGATCTTAGTCTTTCAGTGCTTGGAAATCTGAATGCAGATGCAGGATTTTTAGAAAATTCAAAGCATCCTGGAAAACCTATTACTACTTTTTCTAACGAGAATTTAAGAGAAGGCAATGTTTTCTTTGTCCACACAGGTGTCAAGAACTCAAGGATTGTTCTGAGGGTGAGTGATGGGGAGAAGGTGAGCAACACTGTTGTGTTACGTGTCATGGCAGTTCCTCTGGATTACAGAGTTGTCAACAACTCAGGGGTAAAGCTACTCCAGGGTGTTACAGCTCTGATCACACCTAGGCATCTCGCAGTTGAAACAAATGCCAACCTCCAGGAGCTGGAGATACGGTATGACATCACAGAGCCACCACAGTTTGGGGAAGTCCAAAGACAGCATTCCAGCGGGGAATGGAAACAAGTCAACTCTTTTTCTCAACGCTCTGTTCAGCGCAGCCGTGTGAGATACTGTAgcacttttaaagaaattcagatGGAAAACGTAACTGATCAATTTAAATTCAAAGTCAACATAGGGAACAGAATCAGTGAAGAGCACACGTTCCCAATCAAAGTGAAATGGTTAAGGTACAGTTTATTGAAACATGCTCCTCTGGAAgttgaaaaatcaaaaaaaaccaccttgaaTTCAGATAATCTTTTTGCTGTGATTGTGGATCTAGAAATACCTGAAGATgagcttaattttaaattgcagtCCCTACCAAAGAATGGACAGATACTGCTTAATGACCAGCCTTTGAAAAAAGATTCAGTCTTTAGCCAGAAAGATATTACTGATGAAAAAGTAGCATATGAATTGATCAGCAAATACCATGAAGACAACTGTGATTCATTTAGATTCCTCATTTCTACAAAGTACCTGGAATCAAATTTATATGACTTTGACGTCTATATCAAATCAGAtttcagaaacattattttgacCAACAGTGGCCTGACTGTTGCTGAAGGTGAAGGAGAGTTAATAACAAGCACAAAATTGTTTGTGCAAACACCGGATAATAGAACTTTCCAATATAAAGTTACACAGTTTCCTAAGCATGGGAAATTAAAGCTCAGTAAATTTTTAGGCTCATTTGAAAGTAATGACAATGTCACCACTTTCACTAGCAAAGATATAACGGATAACCGCCTTATGTATGTGCACGATGACTCTGAGACAGCGTTTGATGAATTTCTTTTAAGAGCTTCCAGTGAAGAGTCAGGACAGTGGGCAAACTTTGATCCAGAAGTAGAACCTTTCTCAGTAGAAATTAAATTCAACATTTCTGTCCACCTGAAGAATGATGAGAAACCAGTACGTGTAATTGATAAGATATTTAATGTAGTAAGAAATGGGCAGCGATTATTAACTTTGGCAGATCTTTGCTATCATGATCCTGATTCTGATTTTGATGATGGACAGTTGCTATATACTAGACGTGGCATCTCCAATGGGGACTTGGTGTTAACAAATGATACTTTGCACAGACTCTACCAATTCAAACAAGTGGACCTGGAGCAGAAGCAAGTCCTGTTCATACACCGTGGTGCAGATTTTGGGCGTTTTGTGCTCTTTGTGACAGACGGCAAGCACTATACCTCTTCACTTCTGGAAGTTAGCGCCACTGATCCTTATGTTAGGCTGGCAAATAATACAGGCTTGCTGgttcagaaagggaaagaggaaactGTAACAACAGCTAACCTAAGTGCTGTTACAAATGAAGACATAAGAAATGATCATGAGCTTACATATGAGATTGTCTCTTTCCCAAAATATGGAAGAATATATGTAAATAATCTATTGGTGGATTCTTTTACTCAGCTTGATCTGATAAAGGGGTATGTGACTTACAGGCATGATGGCAGCAACAACCGTATTGACACATTTAACTTTACAATCCATGCTAGAGATGTCCATCTGGATGCTGGAGTGCATGTTCGCATATATCTGGAAAGTCACCAGTTGCCACCAAGGATTGTGAACAAAAACAATCTTTTGgttgaagaaggaaaaccagtgaAAATCAGTAAAGGAAAACTGCAAGTAAGTTAACTGTGTGTTAATAAAGTGCATAGACCAATAGTGTGCATTTCTCTAGTCTCGTAGCAAGTTTTCTTCACCACTTTCTCAGCTGTTGCAGTGTATTTAGTCTCTGACTTCTTTATCTCCTTTTGGTTTGCAGTAACATGACTGCATTCTGGATGCGTAATTCTGGAGGCTGACACTAGCAAGGTTCCATTTCTAAGAAGGAAAACTGGttatattaaaggaaaaagctgcCCATAGTCTTTGACTCTGTTACATATTGGTGCTTGAAAAAGTTAAGATTTGGGCACGCTGCacttgtatatttattttagttgtGACAATTGTTGGTACTTCGTGTATTGTTCTTACTTGAGCTGGTGGGAAATGCCAAGGAAAAAagggttttgtttcattcagTTTGGAACTAGCCCAGTTAACACTGTCTGGGGATTGCAtgcaaaagtttaaaaacataGACTCACAAACCTGTGGTCGTTTCTCTTTGGGTAATGCTTCCCCCTCCATGGTTTGTGTGTAGCCTTGCAGTAACTGCCGCGAGAGGGCTCTGGCAGCACACCACTGTGCTGGCCAAATCCTTCTTGCAGGCAGGGGTCTGCAGTTCTTAGCCACTAGTTAACTCTGCCGTTTGTTCctattcaaaatttaaaaaacttaaTTGGGGTTACAAAACACTGCCATGCCATGTTTATTTAACACATGTCTACTTAAAGGAGCCTGTATTAGGAACTATGTAACCCAGATAAGAATGCCAATTAATTAGGTAGACAAGCTCAGggttaaaagtgaaaaattcagaagagaGTTATAGAATTTCTCCCATgtctgtttaaataattttggggtatgtttttaaatttaaggtTGTTCATGAAAACAGTTCTTCATCTGAGATTGTGTTCACAGTAAGACAGCTTCCAGCACATGGATACATTCGGAAGTTttcctcagaagaaaattatctcagTGCTGACCAAAGGCCGGTTTTGAGCTTCACACAGCAAGATGTTGATGAGGGAAAAGTTCAGTATGTGCAGACAGTTTCTGACCAACTCGATGACCGTTTTTCTCTGGATGTGACCAATAGTGTCCAAACAGTGAGTGGAATTGAGATCTCTGTAGACATCATCCCCAGAATGATTCCACTAGAAGTACAGAACTTCACGGTAATTGAAGGG is part of the Falco biarmicus isolate bFalBia1 chromosome Z, bFalBia1.pri, whole genome shotgun sequence genome and harbors:
- the LOC130142902 gene encoding chondroitin sulfate proteoglycan 4-like, with the translated sequence MAGGRGAGVPAALLLPALLLAASRPALTVSFYGDSFVELSMTEASSQTSLQLRFRTSKAHGLLFLAAGKKDYCLMELRAGNVQLRINFGMGERVLHSQQRSQLNDLAWHLVELHHEHDNVTLVTDKHDRTSAKMPGILYELNIDYGIYIGGTSKLEVPYLVGALPGFRGCIDDMLFNQLDILMPLRPSPGFKNLHEVSVGCSDEFFADEDEPISFFSSRSYVSFPSWNVDDEGILEFTLQTSAARGLLLYHPGQAGDFIAMEIEDGLIKACVGKHKSRTQLSSRRSVNDSHWHYIKLKFTAEYLQLTLDEETVKKSLPPHSKLPLLKGSLFVGGVDDSTRLELIKLELISVSGKYARGGSFKGCLRDLKTNSEKKSLKNVLVTKDISAGCETESTFNKNLSSDMAVKNPTVKAAPTFAISPESSVSLGKEDKSPLLVLSNLIVLEGGQASLESKHIKVNLDFQKLGIHQSQILFEIKERPSHGDLKLDVEPAQEVNMFTMNDLWQGKILYVHDGSEDTYDYFNFSISTTSEKIVPPYLQGNEHHVFSITVTPVNDAPEITLPEGNLLLLLENSKKRLTSDLIKVLDRDTDPMDLSLSVLGNLNADAGFLENSKHPGKPITTFSNENLREGNVFFVHTGVKNSRIVLRVSDGEKVSNTVVLRVMAVPLDYRVVNNSGVKLLQGVTALITPRHLAVETNANLQELEIRYDITEPPQFGEVQRQHSSGEWKQVNSFSQRSVQRSRVRYCSTFKEIQMENVTDQFKFKVNIGNRISEEHTFPIKVKWLRYSLLKHAPLEVEKSKKTTLNSDNLFAVIVDLEIPEDELNFKLQSLPKNGQILLNDQPLKKDSVFSQKDITDEKVAYELISKYHEDNCDSFRFLISTKYLESNLYDFDVYIKSDFRNIILTNSGLTVAEGEGELITSTKLFVQTPDNRTFQYKVTQFPKHGKLKLSKFLGSFESNDNVTTFTSKDITDNRLMYVHDDSETAFDEFLLRASSEESGQWANFDPEVEPFSVEIKFNISVHLKNDEKPVRVIDKIFNVVRNGQRLLTLADLCYHDPDSDFDDGQLLYTRRGISNGDLVLTNDTLHRLYQFKQVDLEQKQVLFIHRGADFGRFVLFVTDGKHYTSSLLEVSATDPYVRLANNTGLLVQKGKEETVTTANLSAVTNEDIRNDHELTYEIVSFPKYGRIYVNNLLVDSFTQLDLIKGYVTYRHDGSNNRIDTFNFTIHARDVHLDAGVHVRIYLESHQLPPRIVNKNNLLVEEGKPVKISKGKLQVVHENSSSSEIVFTVRQLPAHGYIRKFSSEENYLSADQRPVLSFTQQDVDEGKVQYVQTVSDQLDDRFSLDVTNSVQTVSGIEISVDIIPRMIPLEVQNFTVIEGGSKALVEDYLKISSRHFAGLSCEFILIEQPKHGYIENSHVPGIKLTTFTRKQVGQELIYYVHDGSEELMDNFTVMVNNTELWKQSLPRTVFVTVTAVNDEAPVIKVNRILRVWVGSVTEITIDDLCAEDKDSSPSELIYSITPPSNGHLALKSSPNKSILSFTQAHIIEGQLVFVHNGAMSGSFNFQVTDGLNSAPRQTFSITAQMLVISLEVNKGLGVFPGFRKPISRHDLKAVTNDVTNAGNRTITFMIVTSPKLGRLIRVNSDNTTQEILSFTQSMVDEGVVMYEHLHAETADWTTEDFFTFTVSSPPSALDLQVFHIVISYEITRHDGNSRLLANTGAIVQEGDRVLINKTNLDASNLLIKLPEIQRSMYEVWYQVVSLPQHGMIFVGERNVTEENPKFSQYMLNKFGIVYVHDDSESRYDNFTFAVWLNLKSKPATKPHSEVLEEMFNITVVPVNDQAPELKTKGLHLKVLQGDVSVLGSESLKVEDLDNAPAELKYTIVSNPNNGYLAMKSNLTVSIKDFTQADVDSGKVWFVQDGSSSSGVFYFSVSDGKHRPLYKLFSLEVTPVALVLVNLTDVALLQGQTSVTITNVQLSAVTNGKSTNIMYEITQPLKYGHLMIGNEQVTKFEQADLYSGRLSYHLTNLAASKEVLEFMLFTAEGNLTGQVLNITVKPLIRVVPDMQISNQAAYKFRSSDLDASELANLTNSNPRFEVLVPPSHGRIVKKRFVSDAVFEDTQTFTQADIDSGVVLLDIDTNMTGTDVLNDSFTFILRADAVQPAVGHFRYSIVPHGRLLVQDFTTEVPFLMSTTTLKIHTTSKDEAPGFSQNEELTVAPQKTEPTMGSGQNHWGNLHGEGPLLSLAMGTSGSVGTKTTTQVNARSPREQAGESSKPWYVIIPLVLVSVLLTVAVTSVCILLMCQKKTTKPLVKSQADAALGSPDQCLEQSLTVPSVTVTPLLKGAEQSTASAFVSVRHEQLLSAVVSPTAEWSLQNGWLNLDPEMIQYCRKTNPTLKHNQYWV